A portion of the Cyanobium sp. PCC 7001 genome contains these proteins:
- a CDS encoding GUN4 domain-containing protein, which yields MLSGPPVSANASPEALLERFQTASPRQRRSLLKPLQERAADLRPLILDHLAGLDATGDDWAAGALIQLLLAADGPEAEAFLQRYPDGWLATTSACGLAYAPLQQHLARQQFEDADRLTSALLRELAGADAVRRGYVYYSEVAAMPAADLDALDRLWVCYSRGRFGFSVQGRLLKACNGRWEQLWPRLAWKEGGRWTRYPGSFQWSIEAPEGHMPLVNQLRGVRLMDALLQHPALQQRINAPGP from the coding sequence ATGCTCTCCGGTCCACCGGTCTCCGCCAATGCCAGTCCTGAAGCGCTGCTCGAACGCTTTCAGACGGCCAGCCCCCGCCAGCGTCGCTCCCTGCTGAAGCCGCTGCAGGAGCGGGCCGCGGACCTGCGCCCGCTGATCCTCGACCACCTGGCCGGCCTCGACGCCACAGGGGATGACTGGGCCGCGGGGGCCCTGATCCAGCTGCTCCTGGCCGCAGACGGACCGGAGGCCGAAGCCTTCCTGCAGCGCTACCCCGATGGCTGGCTGGCCACCACCAGCGCCTGTGGTCTCGCCTACGCCCCGCTGCAGCAGCACCTGGCCCGGCAGCAGTTCGAGGACGCCGACCGGCTCACCAGCGCCCTGCTGCGGGAGCTGGCAGGAGCGGACGCCGTGCGGCGCGGCTACGTGTACTACAGCGAGGTGGCGGCGATGCCGGCGGCCGATCTCGATGCCCTCGACCGCCTGTGGGTCTGCTACTCGCGCGGTCGGTTCGGCTTTTCCGTGCAGGGCAGGCTGCTGAAGGCCTGCAATGGCCGATGGGAGCAGCTCTGGCCCCGGCTCGCCTGGAAGGAAGGAGGGCGCTGGACCCGCTACCCCGGTTCCTTCCAGTGGTCGATCGAGGCGCCGGAAGGTCACATGCCATTGGTGAACCAGCTGCGGGGGGTTCGGTTGATGGACGCTCTGCTGCAGCACCCCGCACTGCAACAACGCATCAACGCCCCCGGCCCCTGA
- the psb28 gene encoding photosystem II reaction center protein Psb28, with the protein MGAAIQFFRGVDEPVVPDIRLTRSRDGRTGQAMFVFEEPDALAPESMGDITGMFLVDEEGELVTREVKARFVNGKASAIEATYTWKSTADFERFMRFAQRYADSHDLGFSGQNDGDASEATSEG; encoded by the coding sequence ATGGGTGCTGCCATTCAGTTCTTCCGTGGTGTGGACGAACCGGTCGTACCCGACATTCGCCTCACCCGCTCCCGCGATGGACGCACCGGTCAGGCCATGTTCGTGTTCGAGGAGCCCGATGCCCTCGCGCCCGAAAGCATGGGGGACATCACCGGCATGTTCCTGGTGGATGAGGAAGGCGAGCTGGTGACCCGCGAGGTGAAGGCACGGTTTGTGAACGGCAAGGCCAGCGCCATCGAGGCCACCTACACATGGAAGAGCACGGCCGATTTCGAACGCTTCATGCGCTTCGCCCAGCGCTACGCCGACAGCCACGACCTTGGCTTCTCCGGCCAGAACGATGGCGACGCCAGCGAGGCCACGAGCGAGGGCTGA
- a CDS encoding AI-2E family transporter — translation MRFGQWLGLLALAASLLLLWSLRQSLMTLFAAVVLAMALCTLVGWVRQRLGCGRPLAVLLSLGLVSVVAAILATAVIPPFIDQFAELVAKLPAAAATLLSLMRGWIAGASQMLYGRSDGSLDWLREGLFSSGTTENLRGGALQLLGLAGGIGSGLVQLLFVVAVALMITVQPVAYREIAVLLIPSFYRRRFRRVLIHCGEALSAWMGGVLISSLCVGVLAAIGLSLLDVKLVAANAVLAGLLNIIPNIGPTLSTIFPMSVALLDSPLKALAVLLLYVGVQNLESYLITPSVMQHQLDLLPGLTLTAQLLFTVLFGPLGLLLALPLAVCLQVIVREVLIHDVLDGWKRPPLGRA, via the coding sequence TTGCGATTCGGCCAATGGCTGGGGCTGCTGGCCCTGGCGGCATCGCTGCTGCTGCTCTGGAGCCTGCGCCAGAGCCTGATGACCCTGTTCGCGGCGGTGGTGCTGGCCATGGCGCTGTGCACCCTCGTGGGCTGGGTGCGTCAGCGGCTCGGCTGCGGCCGTCCCCTGGCGGTGCTGCTGAGCCTGGGCCTGGTCTCGGTGGTGGCGGCCATCCTCGCCACGGCCGTCATCCCCCCGTTCATCGACCAGTTCGCCGAGCTGGTGGCCAAGCTGCCGGCGGCGGCGGCCACGCTGCTGAGCCTGATGCGGGGCTGGATCGCCGGCGCCAGCCAGATGCTCTACGGCCGCAGCGACGGCAGCCTCGACTGGCTCAGGGAAGGCCTGTTCAGCAGTGGAACCACGGAGAACCTCCGGGGCGGGGCCCTGCAACTGCTCGGTCTGGCCGGCGGCATCGGCTCCGGGCTGGTGCAGCTGCTGTTCGTGGTGGCCGTGGCCCTGATGATCACGGTGCAACCGGTGGCCTACCGCGAAATCGCCGTGCTGTTGATCCCGTCCTTCTACCGGCGCCGCTTCCGCAGGGTTCTGATCCACTGCGGCGAGGCCCTGAGCGCCTGGATGGGAGGGGTGTTGATCAGTTCCCTCTGCGTGGGGGTGCTCGCCGCCATCGGCCTTTCCCTGCTGGACGTGAAGCTGGTGGCCGCCAATGCCGTCCTGGCCGGCCTGCTCAACATCATTCCCAACATCGGCCCCACCCTGAGCACGATCTTCCCAATGTCGGTCGCCCTGCTCGATTCGCCGCTGAAGGCACTGGCTGTGCTGCTGCTGTATGTGGGCGTTCAGAACCTGGAGAGCTACCTCATCACCCCATCGGTGATGCAGCACCAGCTGGATCTGCTGCCCGGGCTCACCCTCACCGCCCAGCTTCTGTTCACCGTGCTGTTCGGCCCTCTGGGTCTGCTGCTGGCCCTGCCGCTGGCCGTCTGTCTGCAGGTGATCGTGCGCGAGGTGCTGATCCACGACGTGCTGGATGGCTGGAAACGGCCGCCACTCGGGCGTGCCTGA
- a CDS encoding AI-2E family transporter, which yields MEGRTVLGLLALIVLGLLTWELRWVLLVFFGAVVLGVALDVPITLLMRRLRLRRPTALALVLLVLLLVGGWLSQQLLPELLQQISQLGQLIPEVAARLASMAGRVAWLPRLDQSLERLASWDGLQPLGAQLLGMAGGAANTTVQMLLMGLLAILLAFDPATHRRLVIALTPRKWRQPMAGLLDECREALGGWLAGMTLSAVTVFLLTWAGLVLLQVPLALLSALVCGLLTFVPTIGPTAATLLPLAVALLVSPTKVVQVLVLRLVLQNGEAFLLTPMLLSRTVNLLPTVALMAQLSLGTLLGLPGVLLALPLVVVLQVLCREVVVHGVMDRWTS from the coding sequence ATCGAGGGGCGCACCGTGCTCGGGCTCCTCGCCCTGATCGTTCTCGGGTTGCTCACCTGGGAGCTGCGCTGGGTGCTGCTGGTGTTCTTCGGCGCCGTGGTGCTCGGGGTGGCGCTGGATGTGCCCATCACCCTGCTGATGCGGCGGCTGCGGCTTAGGCGTCCGACCGCCCTGGCCCTGGTGCTGCTGGTGCTGCTGTTGGTGGGCGGGTGGTTGAGTCAGCAGCTGCTGCCCGAGCTGCTGCAGCAGATCAGCCAGCTGGGGCAGCTGATTCCGGAGGTGGCAGCCCGCCTGGCCAGCATGGCCGGGCGGGTGGCGTGGCTGCCGCGACTGGACCAGAGCCTGGAACGCCTCGCCAGCTGGGATGGTCTGCAGCCCCTGGGCGCCCAGCTGCTGGGCATGGCCGGCGGTGCCGCCAACACCACGGTGCAGATGCTGCTCATGGGATTGCTGGCCATCCTGCTGGCCTTCGATCCTGCGACCCATCGCCGCCTGGTGATCGCTCTCACCCCGCGCAAGTGGCGCCAGCCCATGGCGGGCCTGCTGGATGAGTGTCGCGAGGCGCTGGGCGGCTGGCTGGCGGGGATGACCCTCTCGGCGGTGACGGTGTTCCTGCTCACCTGGGCCGGGCTGGTGCTGCTGCAGGTTCCCCTGGCCCTGCTCAGTGCCCTGGTGTGTGGGCTGCTCACCTTCGTGCCCACCATCGGACCCACCGCCGCCACGTTGCTGCCGCTGGCCGTGGCGCTGCTGGTGTCCCCCACCAAGGTGGTGCAGGTGCTGGTGCTGCGGCTGGTGCTCCAGAACGGCGAGGCCTTCCTGCTCACGCCGATGCTGCTCAGCCGCACCGTGAACCTCCTGCCCACCGTGGCGTTGATGGCCCAGCTCAGCCTGGGCACCCTGCTGGGTCTGCCCGGGGTGCTGCTGGCGCTGCCGCTGGTGGTGGTGCTGCAGGTGCTCTGCCGTGAGGTGGTGGTGCACGGCGTGATGGACCGCTGGACCTCCTGA
- the secF gene encoding protein translocase subunit SecF — protein MSLPSRLLGVQVNRRRRTLWALSSAALVLSLLGIAISWLTPSIRAPLRPGLDFTGGTQIQLARSCGSGCSALTAAAVEDRLTSIPLPAEEGAAAPPNLRGAAVQLLDGGQQVVLRLPSLSAEQGQAVVEGLAPVIGPTDPAGLSVETIGPTLGSRLLRASLISLAVSFVGISAYITIRYDRLFALLALLCLGHDVLITCGVFSWLGLLGGVEVNSLFAVALLTIAGYSVNDTVVIFDRIREKRVQLTELALSEQADAAVAATLTRSLYTSFTTLLPLLALILFGGSTLFWFAVALSVGVVVGAWSSVAIAPTLLPVLARS, from the coding sequence ATGTCCCTTCCGAGTCGTCTGCTGGGTGTGCAGGTCAACCGCCGCCGCCGCACCCTCTGGGCCCTGTCGAGCGCCGCCCTGGTGCTCAGCCTGCTGGGCATCGCGATCAGCTGGCTGACCCCTTCGATCCGGGCGCCGCTGCGGCCCGGGCTCGATTTCACCGGAGGGACCCAGATCCAGTTGGCGCGCAGCTGCGGTAGCGGCTGTTCGGCCCTGACGGCTGCAGCAGTTGAGGATCGGCTGACGTCCATTCCCCTGCCGGCCGAGGAGGGGGCGGCCGCGCCCCCGAATCTGCGGGGGGCCGCCGTGCAGCTGCTGGATGGCGGCCAGCAGGTGGTGCTGCGGCTGCCCAGCCTCAGCGCTGAACAGGGCCAGGCGGTGGTGGAGGGTCTGGCCCCGGTGATCGGCCCCACCGATCCGGCCGGTCTGTCGGTGGAGACGATCGGCCCCACCCTCGGCAGCCGGCTGCTGCGCGCCAGCCTGATCTCCCTGGCAGTGAGTTTCGTGGGCATCTCGGCCTACATCACCATCCGCTACGACCGGCTCTTTGCCCTTCTGGCCCTGCTGTGCCTCGGCCATGACGTGCTGATCACCTGCGGGGTGTTCTCCTGGCTCGGCTTGCTGGGCGGGGTGGAGGTGAACAGCCTGTTTGCTGTGGCCCTGCTCACCATCGCCGGCTACTCGGTGAACGACACGGTGGTGATCTTCGATCGGATCCGGGAGAAGCGCGTCCAGCTCACGGAGCTGGCGCTGTCCGAGCAGGCGGATGCCGCCGTGGCGGCCACGCTCACCCGCTCCCTCTACACGAGCTTCACCACCCTGCTGCCGCTGCTGGCCCTGATCCTGTTCGGAGGCAGCACCCTCTTCTGGTTCGCGGTGGCCCTGAGCGTGGGGGTGGTGGTCGGTGCCTGGTCCAGCGTGGCCATCGCGCCCACCCTGCTGCCGGTGCTGGCGCGGTCGTGA
- the secD gene encoding protein translocase subunit SecD gives MARQQGWFALILALAIAAGALLMSFPLQLGLDLRGGSQLTLQVMPAGAIKRVDQEQLEAVKEVLERRINGLGVAESTLQTVGTDQLVLQLPGEQDPSRAARVLGSTALLEFRAQRAGTEQEMQGLLQLKRQAEAVLGLARARQAALGNGETPPEVAEASFPAEQLAAALRQLGVEVPDGASEADQLELLLDTVNTRIVELYEPAAFTGKELVTAGRQQQQSGSGWEVTLSFTQTGGEQFARLTKEIAGSGRLLGIVLDGRSISEASVGPEFQAAGITGGSASITGNFSAEEARDLEVQLRGGSLPLPVRVVEVRTVGPSLGADNIRTSLVAALSGLALVAVFMVLVYRLAGVVAVVALSLYALFNLALYALIPVTLTLPGIAGFILSLGMAVDANVLIFERIKDELRSGNTLIRSIDTGFNLAFSSILDGQLTTLISCVALFALGTGFVKGFAVTLGIGVLLSLFSALTCTRTLLRLLMSYPALRQPTYFLPRVQLPAASS, from the coding sequence ATGGCCAGGCAACAGGGCTGGTTCGCCCTCATCCTCGCCCTGGCCATCGCCGCCGGGGCTCTGCTGATGAGCTTTCCGCTCCAGCTCGGTCTCGACCTGCGCGGCGGCAGCCAGCTCACCCTGCAGGTGATGCCGGCCGGTGCCATCAAGCGCGTCGATCAGGAGCAGCTGGAGGCTGTGAAGGAGGTGCTGGAGCGGCGCATCAACGGTCTCGGTGTGGCCGAATCCACCCTGCAGACGGTGGGCACTGACCAGCTGGTGCTCCAACTCCCCGGTGAACAGGACCCCAGCCGTGCCGCCCGGGTGCTCGGATCGACGGCACTGCTGGAGTTCCGCGCCCAGCGGGCCGGTACCGAGCAGGAGATGCAGGGGCTGCTGCAGCTGAAGCGTCAGGCCGAGGCGGTGCTGGGCCTGGCCCGGGCGCGCCAGGCGGCCCTGGGGAACGGCGAAACACCGCCCGAGGTGGCGGAAGCCAGCTTCCCGGCCGAGCAGCTCGCGGCGGCCCTGCGCCAACTCGGGGTGGAGGTGCCCGATGGCGCCAGCGAGGCCGATCAGCTCGAGCTGCTGCTGGATACCGTGAACACCCGGATCGTGGAGCTCTACGAGCCTGCAGCCTTCACCGGCAAGGAGCTGGTCACGGCCGGCCGGCAGCAGCAGCAGTCCGGCAGCGGCTGGGAGGTGACCCTCAGCTTCACCCAGACCGGCGGCGAACAGTTCGCCCGGCTCACCAAGGAGATCGCCGGCAGCGGCCGCTTGCTCGGGATCGTGCTGGATGGGCGCTCCATCAGCGAGGCCAGCGTGGGTCCCGAGTTCCAGGCGGCAGGCATCACGGGCGGCTCGGCCAGCATCACAGGCAATTTCAGCGCCGAGGAGGCGCGCGACCTGGAAGTGCAACTGCGTGGTGGATCCCTGCCCCTGCCGGTGCGGGTGGTGGAGGTGCGCACCGTGGGGCCCTCCCTCGGCGCCGACAACATCCGCACCAGCCTGGTGGCGGCCCTCTCCGGGCTGGCCCTGGTGGCCGTGTTCATGGTGCTCGTGTACCGGCTGGCCGGAGTGGTGGCAGTTGTGGCGCTGAGCCTCTACGCCCTCTTCAACCTGGCTCTCTATGCCCTGATTCCGGTGACCCTCACCCTGCCGGGCATCGCCGGCTTCATCCTCTCGCTCGGCATGGCGGTGGATGCCAACGTGCTGATCTTCGAGCGCATCAAGGATGAGCTGCGCAGCGGCAACACCTTGATCCGCTCGATCGACACCGGCTTCAACCTTGCCTTCTCCTCCATCCTCGACGGGCAGCTCACCACCTTGATCAGCTGTGTGGCCCTGTTCGCCCTCGGCACCGGCTTCGTCAAGGGCTTCGCCGTGACCCTCGGCATCGGCGTGCTGCTCAGCCTGTTCAGCGCCCTCACCTGCACCCGCACCCTGCTGCGCCTGCTGATGAGCTATCCGGCCCTTCGCCAGCCCACCTACTTCCTGCCGCGGGTTCAGCTCCCGGCGGCGTCCTCCTGA
- a CDS encoding pyruvate dehydrogenase complex E1 component subunit beta yields MAETLLFNALREAIDEEMARDPHVCVMGEDVGQYGGSYKVTKDLYEKYGELRVLDTPIAENSFTGMAVGAAMTGLRPIVEGMNMGFLLLAFNQISNNMGMLRYTSGGNFTIPAVVRGPGGVGRQLGAEHSQRLEAYFHAVPGIKIVAVSTPTNAKGLMKAAIRDNNPVLFFEHVLLYNLSEDIPDGDYICALDQAEVVREGRDVTILTYSRMRHHCLKAVQQLEAEGVDVELIDLISLKPFDMATIAASIRKTHRVIVVEECMKTGGIGAELLALITEHCFDDLDARPVRLSSQDIPTPYNGALENLTIIQPHQIVEAARQLKAGSL; encoded by the coding sequence GTGGCCGAAACGCTGCTGTTCAACGCTCTCCGCGAAGCCATCGACGAGGAGATGGCCCGCGATCCCCACGTGTGCGTGATGGGGGAGGACGTGGGTCAGTACGGCGGCTCCTACAAGGTCACCAAGGACCTGTACGAGAAATACGGTGAGCTGCGGGTGCTGGACACCCCGATCGCCGAAAACAGCTTCACGGGGATGGCCGTGGGAGCGGCCATGACCGGCCTGCGGCCGATCGTGGAGGGCATGAACATGGGCTTCCTGCTGCTCGCGTTCAACCAGATCTCCAACAACATGGGGATGCTGCGTTACACCAGCGGTGGGAATTTCACCATCCCCGCCGTGGTGCGTGGCCCGGGGGGCGTGGGGCGTCAGCTGGGGGCGGAGCACAGCCAGCGCCTCGAGGCCTACTTCCACGCCGTGCCGGGCATCAAGATCGTGGCGGTCAGCACGCCCACCAACGCCAAGGGCCTGATGAAGGCGGCGATCCGGGACAACAACCCCGTGCTCTTCTTCGAGCACGTGCTGCTCTACAACCTCAGCGAGGACATTCCCGACGGCGACTACATCTGCGCCCTCGATCAGGCTGAAGTGGTGCGGGAAGGCCGCGATGTCACCATCCTCACCTACTCGCGCATGCGCCACCACTGCCTCAAGGCCGTGCAGCAGCTCGAGGCCGAAGGGGTGGATGTGGAGCTGATCGATCTGATCAGCCTCAAGCCGTTTGACATGGCCACCATCGCCGCCTCGATCCGCAAGACCCACCGGGTGATCGTGGTGGAGGAGTGCATGAAGACCGGTGGCATCGGCGCCGAGCTGCTGGCCCTGATCACCGAGCACTGCTTCGACGACCTTGACGCCAGGCCCGTGCGGCTGTCCTCCCAGGACATCCCCACGCCCTACAACGGTGCCCTCGAGAACCTGACGATCATCCAGCCCCATCAGATCGTCGAGGCGGCGCGGCAACTCAAGGCCGGGTCGCTCTGA
- a CDS encoding DUF3082 domain-containing protein — protein MSFLSGALTAGLLSWLCLGLSRRMALYYALHPPHYSSAIAQSIATALKTLIVGMAFLATFSFGFIALGLTLVFVRSLFSGSAPTPASPEDPT, from the coding sequence CTGAGCTTCCTCTCGGGGGCCCTCACGGCGGGTCTGCTGAGCTGGTTGTGCCTGGGTCTGAGCCGCCGCATGGCGCTCTACTACGCCCTGCATCCACCCCATTACAGCTCGGCCATCGCCCAGAGCATCGCCACGGCCCTCAAGACCCTGATCGTGGGCATGGCCTTCCTGGCGACCTTCAGCTTCGGCTTCATCGCCCTGGGGCTCACGCTGGTGTTCGTGCGCAGCCTTTTTTCGGGATCCGCACCGACTCCGGCGAGCCCGGAGGACCCCACCTAG
- the ispE gene encoding 4-(cytidine 5'-diphospho)-2-C-methyl-D-erythritol kinase, giving the protein MADLIVWAPAKVNLHLEVLGQRQDGFHELAMLMQSIDLVDALRLSPTADGALTLSCDDPGLPVDGDNLIVKAAALLRSRAGLPELGARMHLQKRIPVGAGLAGGSSDGAAALVGLNSLWGLGLPEAELLELAARLGSDVPFCLAGGTQLCFGRGERLEPQDAAGAAGLAVLLLKHPQASVSTPWAYGRCRELRQASYLHSEADFAQRRDALRRSPLLLALREGVQAPGTFPPLRNDLQAVVEPEVASVQAGLALLRRLKQPLAVAMSGSGPTVFALFEHLDQALEAQAGLAAAIESDGFASWACRLRGRGVSLEG; this is encoded by the coding sequence ATGGCTGATCTCATCGTCTGGGCTCCCGCCAAGGTCAACCTCCACCTGGAGGTGCTGGGCCAGCGCCAGGACGGGTTTCACGAGCTGGCGATGCTGATGCAGAGCATCGATCTGGTGGATGCGCTGCGGCTCTCCCCCACGGCCGACGGCGCCCTCACCCTCAGCTGTGACGATCCCGGGCTGCCGGTGGATGGCGACAACCTGATCGTGAAAGCGGCCGCCCTGCTGCGCTCCCGGGCGGGATTGCCGGAACTGGGGGCCCGCATGCACCTGCAGAAGCGCATCCCCGTGGGGGCCGGCCTGGCCGGCGGCTCCAGCGATGGGGCCGCTGCCCTGGTGGGGCTGAACAGCCTCTGGGGGCTCGGACTGCCTGAAGCGGAGCTGCTCGAGCTGGCCGCCCGTCTCGGTTCCGACGTGCCCTTCTGCCTGGCGGGAGGCACCCAGCTCTGCTTCGGTCGCGGCGAACGGCTCGAGCCCCAGGACGCTGCCGGCGCTGCGGGGCTGGCCGTGCTGCTGCTCAAGCACCCCCAGGCCAGTGTCAGCACCCCCTGGGCCTACGGGCGCTGCCGGGAGCTGCGGCAGGCCAGCTACCTGCACAGCGAGGCTGACTTCGCCCAACGGCGCGATGCCCTCAGGCGCTCGCCCCTGCTGCTCGCCCTGCGGGAGGGGGTGCAGGCTCCCGGGACCTTTCCGCCCCTGCGCAACGACCTCCAAGCGGTGGTGGAGCCGGAAGTGGCCAGCGTTCAGGCGGGGTTGGCCCTGCTGCGCCGGCTGAAGCAGCCGCTGGCGGTGGCCATGAGTGGATCGGGCCCCACCGTGTTCGCCCTGTTCGAACACCTGGATCAGGCGCTGGAGGCGCAGGCCGGGCTGGCGGCCGCCATCGAGTCGGACGGTTTCGCCAGCTGGGCCTGCCGGCTGCGCGGCCGGGGTGTCAGCCTGGAGGGGTGA
- the rsmA gene encoding 16S rRNA (adenine(1518)-N(6)/adenine(1519)-N(6))-dimethyltransferase RsmA: protein MTFAAHRARKRFGQHWLTDAAVLDRIVAAAALAPGERVLEIGPGRGALTQRLLASDAAAVAAVELDRDLVAGLQQRFGRDARFELHQGDALTLALPPADKVVANIPYNITGPLLERLVGRLDHPVQPPYRRLVLLLQREVAERIRCSPGSASYSALSVRMQLLGECRSVCAVPPRCFQPPPKVQSEVIVIEPHGPARLPEAALARTTEQLLRRSFAARRKMLRNSLVGLVPEPELQGLAREAGINLQQRPQEIEPAAWLRLAAGLNRSTNARLPSSESHG, encoded by the coding sequence ATGACCTTCGCCGCCCATCGCGCCCGCAAGCGCTTCGGCCAGCACTGGCTCACCGATGCTGCGGTGCTGGATCGGATCGTGGCCGCCGCGGCGCTGGCACCGGGCGAGCGGGTGCTGGAGATCGGCCCGGGGCGCGGCGCCCTCACCCAGAGGCTGCTGGCCAGTGACGCGGCGGCGGTGGCGGCGGTGGAGCTCGACCGCGACCTGGTGGCCGGTCTTCAGCAGCGCTTCGGCCGTGATGCCCGCTTCGAGCTGCACCAGGGCGATGCCCTCACCCTTGCCCTCCCACCGGCCGACAAGGTGGTGGCCAACATTCCGTACAACATCACCGGGCCACTGCTGGAGCGGTTGGTGGGCCGGCTCGACCATCCGGTGCAGCCGCCGTACCGGCGGCTGGTGCTGCTGCTGCAACGGGAGGTGGCTGAGCGGATCCGTTGCAGCCCCGGCAGCGCGTCCTACTCGGCCCTGAGTGTGCGGATGCAGCTGCTCGGGGAGTGCCGCAGTGTCTGCGCCGTGCCGCCGCGCTGCTTTCAACCGCCGCCGAAGGTGCAGTCGGAGGTGATCGTGATCGAACCCCATGGCCCCGCACGCCTGCCGGAGGCCGCCCTGGCCAGGACCACCGAGCAGTTGCTGCGGCGCAGCTTCGCGGCGCGGCGCAAGATGCTGCGCAACAGCCTTGTCGGGCTCGTGCCGGAACCGGAGCTCCAGGGCCTGGCCAGGGAGGCCGGCATCAACCTGCAGCAACGTCCGCAGGAGATCGAACCGGCGGCCTGGCTGCGACTGGCCGCCGGGTTGAATCGCAGCACCAACGCACGGCTCCCGTCATCTGAATCCCATGGCTGA
- a CDS encoding GIY-YIG nuclease family protein yields MREDDEYLARKLEEAKSDLRFNVSYRKEQKRLARDKHSEARRAAQQNKREANRIARANEKEAKRVAREKEEERRANLSPEEREVEDRNAAMLRAFKSKEGALALSGSILNWTQGYSPASITSRYQQACRLRPSKLTLDETIEAINVVHELIFLLSIPNYESLVEGVGNDLELLHYRIAFAYKVKELTYKNAEKMGGIPIYSEDKRIQKKLEKLEVVLLELSQHRDRRREAILAAEAAASDVEDKLHKSAKSNNSLADRLLKGINSAKVETACGFVYLKQWTVPGGPRWLKVGVTNNPDRRDAEQNVLPVPAVTLRMMRVQNMEQALAIERRIHRELSDKRIEGANNRELFQLSDSDLAALMLAME; encoded by the coding sequence ATGAGAGAAGATGATGAATACCTTGCGCGGAAGCTCGAAGAAGCAAAAAGCGATCTTAGATTCAATGTAAGTTACCGTAAAGAACAGAAGCGCCTAGCCCGCGATAAGCACAGCGAAGCCAGACGCGCCGCCCAACAGAATAAAAGAGAGGCCAACCGGATTGCCCGTGCCAACGAAAAGGAGGCCAAGCGTGTTGCTCGTGAGAAAGAGGAGGAGCGACGTGCCAATCTTTCTCCGGAAGAACGAGAAGTCGAAGACAGAAATGCAGCCATGCTACGAGCATTCAAGAGCAAGGAGGGGGCTCTAGCTCTAAGCGGCAGCATTCTCAATTGGACACAAGGCTATAGCCCTGCTTCAATTACATCTCGCTATCAGCAAGCATGTCGCCTAAGACCAAGTAAGCTGACCTTAGACGAGACAATTGAAGCTATAAATGTTGTTCACGAACTGATCTTTCTATTGAGCATCCCAAATTATGAATCTCTTGTCGAGGGAGTTGGGAATGACCTTGAACTATTGCACTATCGCATTGCATTCGCTTATAAGGTAAAAGAGTTAACTTACAAGAACGCGGAGAAGATGGGAGGGATACCTATTTATTCTGAAGACAAACGAATTCAGAAGAAGCTTGAGAAGCTCGAAGTAGTCTTGCTGGAACTCTCGCAACATCGTGATCGTCGGCGAGAGGCTATTCTTGCTGCTGAGGCTGCCGCCTCTGATGTCGAGGACAAGCTGCACAAGTCAGCCAAGTCTAATAATAGCTTGGCAGACCGACTGCTTAAGGGTATTAATTCTGCAAAAGTCGAAACTGCCTGCGGATTCGTCTACCTCAAGCAGTGGACCGTGCCTGGAGGTCCTCGCTGGCTAAAAGTGGGCGTCACCAACAATCCGGATCGCCGAGATGCAGAACAAAATGTCTTGCCAGTGCCCGCTGTCACTCTTCGTATGATGCGAGTACAAAACATGGAGCAGGCTCTTGCGATTGAAAGGAGGATCCACCGGGAATTGTCTGACAAGCGCATTGAGGGTGCTAATAACCGCGAGTTGTTTCAGCTTAGTGACTCCGATTTGGCTGCATTGATGCTGGCAATGGAGTAG
- a CDS encoding type I restriction endonuclease, with translation MLRHGIELLDTRKPLQLAQFKPALALNPKILSRYDANRLRVVRQMRYLTHNEHSIYLVLFLNGIAVATPNLKTHFSQSIDNAVDQYRFDRNHRPKGQRPEPLLSFPTGALVHFAVSTREVRMTSKLLGPGTIFLPFNRGDDGGAGNPLDAERGYRTGYLWEEVWQRHSSRACLTDSSRRQASSAGSSPIARPRITSRL, from the coding sequence GTGCTCCGCCATGGCATCGAGCTTCTCGACACCAGGAAGCCGCTGCAGCTGGCCCAGTTCAAGCCGGCCCTGGCCCTCAACCCCAAGATCCTCAGCCGCTACGACGCCAATCGGCTGCGGGTTGTGAGGCAGATGCGTTACCTGACCCACAACGAGCACAGCATCTACCTCGTGCTGTTTCTCAACGGCATCGCGGTGGCAACGCCCAACCTAAAAACCCATTTCAGCCAGTCGATCGACAATGCGGTTGACCAGTACCGCTTCGATCGCAACCACAGGCCCAAAGGGCAGAGACCAGAACCCTTGCTCTCCTTCCCCACTGGTGCCCTGGTGCATTTCGCCGTGAGCACCCGTGAGGTGCGGATGACGTCCAAGCTCCTCGGCCCAGGCACCATCTTCCTTCCCTTCAACCGTGGCGACGACGGCGGCGCCGGCAACCCCCTTGATGCTGAGCGTGGCTACCGCACCGGCTACCTGTGGGAAGAGGTGTGGCAGCGCCACAGCTCCCGCGCCTGTCTGACCGACAGCTCCCGGCGCCAGGCCAGCAGCGCAGGCTCATCCCCCATCGCCCGGCCCCGGATCACTTCCAGGCTGTAG